The DNA window GATGAGTTTTATGCCAATGAGTTTCCCAAGCTGCGTGAGTATGCGGGGAACAATCCGGCGGCCAGAATGGCGCTCGAAGCAGCGGTGGCCAAAGGGTATGATTTAGTTGTGGCGACCAACCCGGTATTTCCCCGGCAGGCAATCATGGAGAGGCTCCGCTGGGCTCAGGTGGATGATTTCTCCTTTCAGCTGATCACGGCTTACGAGGAGATGCATTTTTGCAAACCTAATCCAGCTTATTACTACGAAATTCTTGAACTCCTCCAGCTAAAGCCGGAAGAATGTTTGATGATCGGCAACGACGTGGAAGAAGATTTGGCTGCCCGTACGCTGGGAATCAAGACTTTCCTGGTGGAGGATTTTTTATTGAACCCCAAAGGAATTGCTTATGAGACCGATTACCGGGGCCGTCTGGTGGATCTGGTCGGTTTTATCCGCCAGGAACTGCCAACGTTAAACCGGTGAAGTAAGATGAGGTGCAACATTAATTGGAGGAATAACCGATGTCAGCTGTAGAAAGGGTACAAGCTTATTTAGACCGTTATCATCCTGGCCTGAAGGCTATTGAATTTGACACCGATACCAGTACATGTGAGACCGCTGCGGCTACCCTGGGAGTTGAGGTCGGCCAGATCGCTAAATCGTTGGTTTTCAAAGGGGGAGAACAGTACGTGATGGTGGTCGCCGCAGGTGATGTCCGGGTTGACACCAAGAAACTTAAGAAATACGTGGGAGTGAAGGTCAAATTAGCCACCCCAGACGAGGTATTGACCCTGACGGGTTATCCCGTAGGTGGGGTTTGTCCGGTTGCCCTCAAAACGCCACTGCGGATCTTCCTCGACGACAGCTTGGCCCGTTTTGACGTGGTGTATGCTGCGGCGGGAACTCCTCAATCTGCCCTGCCAGTAACCCTCCAGCAGTTGCAGGAGGTAACCCGCGGGGAGATCGTCAACCTGGCCCAGGATTGATTTTTGAACAACACATTATTTTTTGAATAGGAGCGAAAAATATGCAGATTTATTCTCGACAAAAATCATTATCGGTTACTACTCAGCAAGAAGATCAGATCAGGATAGAAGCCCGGTTGATAGACCAGGTCCATGAAATTGGTGTTATCCTGGTGGTCCGGGTCTCAACGGAGGAGATCTTAGAAGCGGAGGCGATTATGCAACGGTTTCCCTGGAGTATTTGTCCTGAAGTCGTCCCCAAAATGGGCGGGTTGGTGGGCTTGAAGATCCAATCCGGCATTCGTCAACAGGTCAAAGACATCATTGGGCGCAGCCAGGGGTGTACGCACCTGGTCGATCTGGTGATGGAGGCTGTGCAAGGAGCGTTCCAGGCTATTGTTCGGGTAAAACAACAGCATTTGACCTTTGAAGAACAGCAAAAACAAGTAAAAAAAATTCTCAAGGGTACATGTTATGCTTTCAGCAACCTGGATCGCAATCCCGTGCCAATGGTACCGAAGGATTAGGCCTAGTTCTCCATAGCAACCAACCACGCCATTAGAAAACACTACCGGATTGATACGGTTACGGAAAACTTATTGGAGAAAAAGAACTGCAAGGTTGAACTGGAGGTAACCTGGCAGGACAAGCTGGTGGCCAAGGGGCTAATGACGGTGAAAGTAGCTGAAAAGCGAGAGGGCGTAAGTTAACGTCCTTTATTCCTTTATCTTTAATGGTGGTCAGGAGGAGAATGCCGCGAGGTGTGGAATTGTTTAGTCGGGTTCCAAGTGGAAAGGGAGGATAATTCTTACTCATGTACGACTTTGTTCATTTGCATTGTCATACTGAATACAGCCTGCTCGACGGGGCCGCTCGCATCGAACCTCTGGTCCGCGCGGCTAGGGAAAGGGGAATGTCTGCCCTGGCGATCACGGACCACGGTGTTATGTACGGCGTAATCGATTTTTATAAGGCGGCGAAGAAGTATGGCATTAAGCCAATCATTGGCTGCGAGGTCTACGTTGCTCCCCGCAGCCGGTTTGACCGGGTACCCCAGTTGGATGACTCCCAGCACCACCTGGTTTTACTGACGGTGAATCAGACGGGCTACCAGAATCTGCTTGAACTGGTCTCGCGCGCGTTTACCGAGGGTTTTTACTACAAGCCGCGGGTTGACCTTGAACTCTTGGCCCAGTACCACGAGGGGCTAATTGCTTTGACCGCCTGTCTGGCGGGGAAAATCCCCGAGTTAATCATGCAGGGGGAGTTAGCCAGAGCCAGAGAAATTGCCGGACAGTATGGGGAAATCTTTGGTCGGGAAAACTTATACCTAGAACTCCAGGATCACGGGATTCCTGAACAGCGCCGGGTAAATAGCCATCTGCTAAAGCTCAGCCGGGAGTTGGACCTGCCGGTGGTCGCGACGAATGACCTGCATTACATAGAAAAAAAGGACGCCACGTTTCAGGATGTTTTGCTCTGCATTCAAACTGGAAAAACGGTGGACGAAACTGATCGTCTCAAATTTCCTACTCCCGAGTTTTATCTGAAAAGTGCGGCGGAAATGAACCTGCTTTTTGGCGAATACCCGCAGGCTCTGACTAATACCCTGGCCATTGCCGAGCGCTGTGATTTAAACTTTGATTTTCACAACTTGAACCTGCCCGACTACCGAGTCCCGCCAGGTTATAATTTGAATAGCTATCTGGTGAAACTCTGTCAGGAAGGGATTCAACGCCGCTATCCTGTGGTTACCGAAGAGATCAAGCGGCGGCTTGACTATGAGCTGGGTGTCATTAAGCAGATGGGGTTTGCCGGCTACTTCCTGATCGTGCAGGATTTTGTGAACTGGGCCAAGAACCGGGGGATTCAGGTTGGGCCGGGACGGGGCTCGGCAGCAGGGAGTCTGGTTGCTTATGCCCTGGGAATCACGAACATCGATCCCTTGAAGTACGATTTGCTCTTTGAACGGTTTCTCAATCCAGAACGGGTAAACATGCCCGATATCGATATTGATTTCTGTTTCGAGCGACGGAGCGAAGTCATTGACTACGTGGTTAACAAGTATGGTCACGACCGCGTTGGACAGATCATCACCTTTGGGACGATGGCGGCCCGGGCCGCGGTCCGGGATGTCGGCCGGGTGTTAAATTTGCCGTTAGGCGAAGTTGACCGGGTGGCCAAATTGATTCCCACCGAATTGGGAATCACCCTGGAAAGGGCCCTGGAGGTTTCTCCGGAATTACGCCAGTTGTATGAAACTGATCCGCGGATGAAAACACTCCTGGATACGGCCAAGGCTCTGGAGGGGATGCCTCGGCATGCCTCGACACATGCGGCCGGGATTGTGATTAGCCGGGAGCCCCTGGTGAAGTATTTGCCAGTGCAGCGGATCGGTGATGGGGTGGTTACTACCCAGTTCCCTAAAGAGACCGTTGAGGAAATCGGCCTGTTAAAAATGGACTTGCTCGGCCTGCGTACTTTGACGGTCATCAACGATACCCTGGAGATTATTCGTCACACCCAGGGTAGATCCATCGACCTGACGGCTTTGCCGCTTGATGATCAGGCTACCTACGCTCTATTGGCCCGGGGGGAAAGCATCGGGGTGTTTCAATTAGAAAGCGCGGGTTTGCGCGCGATCCTCAAGGAGTTGAAACCTGAGCGGTTTGAAGACATTATTGCCCTGGTTGCCTTGTACCGGCCAGGGCCGCTGGGCAGTGGAATGGTTGAAGATTTCATCCGCCGCAAGCACGGTGAGGTGGCGGTAGAGTACCTGCACCCAGCCCTCCAGCCGATCCTCCGGGACACTTATGGCGTTATTCTCTATCAGGAACAAGTTATGCGCATTGCCAGTGATTTAGCCGGCTTCTCGATGGGGGAAGCGGATGAACTCCGCCGGGCGATGGGTAAGAAAAAGCCGGAGGTAATCACTGGCCTGCGGACCAAATTTGTTGAGGGTGCTGCCATCCGGGGAATTAGTCCCGAGATTGCTGGCCGGATCTTTGACCTGATGGAGTATTTCGCGGGTTATGGGTTCAATAAGAGTCATTCTGCGGCTTATGCCCTGATTTCATACCAAACGGCTTATCTGAAAGCCAATTATCCCGTTGAGTATATGGCAGCCCTTTTGACTAGTGTGATCGGTACGAGTGACAAAGTTTCTTTTTATATTGAAGAAGCACGCCGAATGGGCATCGAGATTTTGCCCCCGGATGTCAACGAAAGTCTGGTTCATTTTACCGTGGTAGGCTCTCGCATCCGGTTTGGCCTGGCAGCCGTAAAGAACGTCGGCGAGGGGGCAGTGAAAGCCATCATCGCCGCGCGGCAAGAAAAAGGCCCGTTTCGTTCGCTGGCCGATTTTTGCGAACGGGTTGACCTCCATCAGGTGAATAAACGGGTCCTGGAAAACCTGATCCGGGGAGGAGCTTTTTCCTCGCTGGGTCTGTACCGCTCTCAACTCCTGCACATGTTGGATGAATGCCTGGAAACAGCCCAACAGGTCCAGCGCCGGAAAGCCAGCGGGCAGTTATCGCTTCTCGATCTGGTTGATGTTGACGCTCCTGGGACTTCAATCGGTCCGGTGATTCCAGATATTCCTGAGTTTTCTCCGCAGGAACTGCTGGCGATGGAGCGGGAGACCCTGGGATTATACATCAGTGGCCATCCCCTCAAGGAGCACCAGGCGAACTTGCGCCGGACAGTCAGTCACAGTATAGCTGAACTCAGTCAGGTTGCGGATGGTAGCCGGATCAGGGTTGGTGGATTGATCACTAACTACCGGCGGAGCGTAACCAAAAAAGGGACAACAATGGCCTACCTGACCCTGGAAGACTTAACCGGTGCGGTAGAAGTATTGCTGTTTCCCCGGACTTACCTCAAGTGCGGGAGTTTGCTGCAGGAGCAGCAGGTGGTGGTAATTGACGGCCGGCTTAGTCACCAGGAGGAAGAATTGAAGATTTTCGCTGACCAGATGGTTCCGCTTAGCCAGGCGAACAGGCTGAACCTTTGCCCAGGATCCAGTGGGCCGATTGACCTACCGCCAACCGGCCAGGTGTATATTAAAGTACCAACAGGTTCAGGAAACAGGCGCCTGCTGCAGGAAGTGGGTCAGTTGCTGCATAAATACACCGGTTCTTCCCCAGTGTACCTGTTTTTTGAGGCTGACCGGAAATTAATCCGGACCAACCAGCAGTGGTGGGTGACGATTAGCCCGGAATTAAAGCAAGAGATTGAGCGGGCTTTTGGCGAGGGAGCGTTTATGGTCAAATAAACCCAGGTTGCATCAACAGTAAATTTATGGTAGCATAGGCATGAAAATAGATTAGAGGTGAGAATATATGCCAGAGAATGTTAGTTATGATGATTACGTCGTGGTGAAAGCTTTAGAAAACGGAGTGATGCTGATTGGGTTAACACGGGGTAAAGACACCAAATTTCATCACACGGAAAAGCTGGATAAAGGAGAGGTAATGATCGCTCAGTTTACCGAGCACACTTCGGCGATTAAGGTCCGGGGCAAAGCCAGGATCTACACCAGATACGGGGTAGTGGATACCTGGACTGATTGAGTAGAGAGTAAGGAGATAATTTTCAGGAAACCTAAATTTTTTGCAGGAGATTTTTAATCAAGGTCGAAAGAATAAACGCATGGTTCCAGTAAATCTTATAAGGAGGCAACCTAGAATGTGGACTGTGGTATACATCGCTCCTAATCGTGCTAGTGCCGAAATGCTGAAGCAGGTTTTAACCTCCGAAGGACTGCTGGTAATGCTCAGGCCGATTGGGGTTCCACATCTGGGAGACTCGGCGGCGGTAGAGGTTCTGGTTCCCGAATCTGAAGCCGAGGAGGCCCACGAAATTTTGAGTACTGCCCTGGGTGCCTAATTCGATCTTGATGAAATTGGTTGGGCGGAGAGGCCGCCTGTGCGTTTGACCGGTTGCATAGCTGCTCTTGTTTTCGGATAAAATAAAGAAGAATAAATTTTATTCCTGACATATTGTTTGTACAATCCCAAACTTCACCACGCGGAGTTTGGGTTTGTTTTAGTTGGAGGTTGATTATGCACCGGATT is part of the Bacillota bacterium genome and encodes:
- a CDS encoding YbaK/EbsC family protein; this translates as MSAVERVQAYLDRYHPGLKAIEFDTDTSTCETAAATLGVEVGQIAKSLVFKGGEQYVMVVAAGDVRVDTKKLKKYVGVKVKLATPDEVLTLTGYPVGGVCPVALKTPLRIFLDDSLARFDVVYAAAGTPQSALPVTLQQLQEVTRGEIVNLAQD
- a CDS encoding glutamate decarboxylase, translated to MWTVVYIAPNRASAEMLKQVLTSEGLLVMLRPIGVPHLGDSAAVEVLVPESEAEEAHEILSTALGA
- a CDS encoding DNA polymerase III subunit alpha, with protein sequence MYDFVHLHCHTEYSLLDGAARIEPLVRAARERGMSALAITDHGVMYGVIDFYKAAKKYGIKPIIGCEVYVAPRSRFDRVPQLDDSQHHLVLLTVNQTGYQNLLELVSRAFTEGFYYKPRVDLELLAQYHEGLIALTACLAGKIPELIMQGELARAREIAGQYGEIFGRENLYLELQDHGIPEQRRVNSHLLKLSRELDLPVVATNDLHYIEKKDATFQDVLLCIQTGKTVDETDRLKFPTPEFYLKSAAEMNLLFGEYPQALTNTLAIAERCDLNFDFHNLNLPDYRVPPGYNLNSYLVKLCQEGIQRRYPVVTEEIKRRLDYELGVIKQMGFAGYFLIVQDFVNWAKNRGIQVGPGRGSAAGSLVAYALGITNIDPLKYDLLFERFLNPERVNMPDIDIDFCFERRSEVIDYVVNKYGHDRVGQIITFGTMAARAAVRDVGRVLNLPLGEVDRVAKLIPTELGITLERALEVSPELRQLYETDPRMKTLLDTAKALEGMPRHASTHAAGIVISREPLVKYLPVQRIGDGVVTTQFPKETVEEIGLLKMDLLGLRTLTVINDTLEIIRHTQGRSIDLTALPLDDQATYALLARGESIGVFQLESAGLRAILKELKPERFEDIIALVALYRPGPLGSGMVEDFIRRKHGEVAVEYLHPALQPILRDTYGVILYQEQVMRIASDLAGFSMGEADELRRAMGKKKPEVITGLRTKFVEGAAIRGISPEIAGRIFDLMEYFAGYGFNKSHSAAYALISYQTAYLKANYPVEYMAALLTSVIGTSDKVSFYIEEARRMGIEILPPDVNESLVHFTVVGSRIRFGLAAVKNVGEGAVKAIIAARQEKGPFRSLADFCERVDLHQVNKRVLENLIRGGAFSSLGLYRSQLLHMLDECLETAQQVQRRKASGQLSLLDLVDVDAPGTSIGPVIPDIPEFSPQELLAMERETLGLYISGHPLKEHQANLRRTVSHSIAELSQVADGSRIRVGGLITNYRRSVTKKGTTMAYLTLEDLTGAVEVLLFPRTYLKCGSLLQEQQVVVIDGRLSHQEEELKIFADQMVPLSQANRLNLCPGSSGPIDLPPTGQVYIKVPTGSGNRRLLQEVGQLLHKYTGSSPVYLFFEADRKLIRTNQQWWVTISPELKQEIERAFGEGAFMVK
- a CDS encoding HAD family hydrolase gives rise to the protein MIKTLLFDLDDTLLPLNVDFFLQHYFRSLTARFAELVPPKQLIAQIMRATEAMIRNNDRTKTNQQVFTEDFFRDFPRPAEEIMPLFDEFYANEFPKLREYAGNNPAARMALEAAVAKGYDLVVATNPVFPRQAIMERLRWAQVDDFSFQLITAYEEMHFCKPNPAYYYEILELLQLKPEECLMIGNDVEEDLAARTLGIKTFLVEDFLLNPKGIAYETDYRGRLVDLVGFIRQELPTLNR
- a CDS encoding DUF2889 domain-containing protein; this translates as MQIYSRQKSLSVTTQQEDQIRIEARLIDQVHEIGVILVVRVSTEEILEAEAIMQRFPWSICPEVVPKMGGLVGLKIQSGIRQQVKDIIGRSQGCTHLVDLVMEAVQGAFQAIVRVKQQHLTFEEQQKQVKKILKGTCYAFSNLDRNPVPMVPKD
- the mtrB gene encoding trp RNA-binding attenuation protein MtrB, with the protein product MPENVSYDDYVVVKALENGVMLIGLTRGKDTKFHHTEKLDKGEVMIAQFTEHTSAIKVRGKARIYTRYGVVDTWTD